A DNA window from Legionella sp. MW5194 contains the following coding sequences:
- the nuoF gene encoding NADH-quinone oxidoreductase subunit NuoF: MVELNQVCYRTFHLQEPWTLKSYLSVGGYSAWRRILSEKIPPQQIIEELKTSALRGRGGAGFPTGLKWSFMNRNAPVQKYVVCNSDEGEPGTCKDREILTNNPHQLIEGMAIAGYVMGATVGYNYIRGEFWLPFERTEQALKEAYAEGLLGKNILGSGVDFDLYNHLGAGAYICGEETALLNSLEGKKGMPRFKPPFPANYGLYGKPTTINNTETFASVPPILEKGGEWFLKLGKPNNGGTKCFSVSGHVNKPGNFEIPLGTPFKTLLDLAGGVRNGNKIKAVIPGGSSMRVLPGDVMMGLDMDYDSIQKAGSGLGSGAVIIMDETTCMVDALYRISEFYMDESCGQCTPCREGTGWMVRLIHRIREGHGEPGDIDKLVNVANKIDGRTICALGEAAAWPVQSFVKHFYHEFEYFIKHKRSIVAA, encoded by the coding sequence ATGGTTGAATTAAATCAAGTCTGTTACCGAACATTCCATCTGCAAGAGCCTTGGACATTAAAATCATATCTAAGCGTGGGTGGGTATAGTGCGTGGCGACGTATTCTGAGCGAAAAAATCCCACCTCAGCAAATCATTGAGGAATTAAAAACGTCAGCCTTGCGCGGACGCGGCGGTGCGGGTTTCCCGACTGGCCTTAAGTGGAGCTTCATGAACCGTAATGCCCCTGTACAAAAGTATGTGGTGTGCAACTCGGATGAAGGAGAGCCCGGCACATGCAAAGACAGGGAAATTTTGACCAATAACCCCCATCAATTGATAGAAGGAATGGCGATTGCGGGTTACGTCATGGGCGCTACGGTAGGCTACAACTACATCCGCGGTGAATTCTGGCTGCCTTTTGAGCGAACAGAACAAGCGTTGAAAGAGGCTTATGCCGAGGGACTGCTGGGTAAAAACATCCTGGGCAGCGGCGTTGATTTTGATTTATACAATCATCTGGGGGCCGGCGCTTACATTTGCGGAGAAGAAACTGCTTTGCTCAATTCGCTGGAGGGGAAAAAGGGTATGCCGCGTTTCAAACCCCCATTTCCAGCCAATTACGGCCTCTACGGCAAACCCACAACCATCAATAACACGGAAACCTTTGCTTCCGTTCCCCCCATTCTGGAAAAAGGCGGTGAATGGTTCCTAAAACTCGGTAAGCCTAACAATGGCGGAACGAAGTGTTTCAGTGTCAGCGGTCATGTCAACAAGCCGGGAAATTTTGAAATTCCGCTGGGAACCCCCTTTAAAACGCTGCTGGACTTGGCAGGTGGGGTACGTAATGGCAATAAAATCAAGGCGGTTATTCCTGGCGGTTCGTCCATGCGTGTCCTCCCTGGGGATGTCATGATGGGGCTGGATATGGATTATGACAGCATTCAAAAGGCAGGGTCCGGTTTAGGTTCGGGCGCGGTGATTATTATGGACGAAACCACCTGTATGGTGGATGCACTCTACCGCATTTCTGAATTTTATATGGACGAGTCCTGTGGCCAATGCACCCCTTGTCGTGAAGGCACCGGCTGGATGGTTCGTTTAATCCACCGCATTCGAGAGGGGCACGGCGAGCCAGGTGACATTGACAAACTGGTTAATGTGGCCAACAAAATTGATGGCCGCACCATTTGTGCATTAGGAGAAGCGGCTGCCTGGCCAGTGCAGAGCTTCGTAAAACATTTCTATCATGAGTTTGAGTATTTTATTAAGCATAAACGCTCGATCGTCGCAGCATAA
- the nuoG gene encoding NADH-quinone oxidoreductase subunit NuoG — protein sequence MATIEIDGKTFEVENGKMIIEVADEAGIYIPRFCYHKKLSVAANCRMCLVEVENGRKPVPACATPITNGMKVFTKSEEAIRSQEAVMEFLLINHPLDCPICDQGGECELQDISMGFGHDSSEYEETKRSVEDDNLGPLIATEMTRCIHCTRCVRFGEEVAGLRELGATGRGEKMQIGTYVQHSIQSEVSGNIIDLCPVGALTSKPYRFTARAWELTQHDSLAPHDCLGSNVYLHVRRNQVMRAVPKENEAINETWLSDRDRFSYLGLKSEMRAGHPMIKTQGQWQTVDWETALKFVAEGMSRVIKQHGPEQFAAFASPSSSLEEFYLLQKLMRELGVNNLDYRLRQVDFRDQDGLPAVWENQLSLADIDHQQAILLLGCNIHREVPLAGLRVRKAFRNGAKLFAINPVDYDYHFDVRAKAIVSPQEMPMQLAKLVAAMATDVQKLPEAVQRLIVGLEVDDVSRAMAAELCQSKAAIIMGALCENHPDAALLRTMVHVLETISGLRVLRLTSGANAAGAELAGMLPHRTTAGKTVSQPGLDVQSALDAKLKGYFLLGVEPGFDFANPFNARQSMLAAEFVVMVSAFQHESMFDYADVILPMAPYAETSGTYINVENRWQSVKGACSPFEEARPAWKILRVLGNLLHCQNFAYVSSDEILAEVKSIVDMTSGVKYQPYFPESLPSYHQQLVRVGEWPLYRCDAIVRSTQALQHCAAAESACIRVHPDTANRLKLDEVATVSQGDIEITLPLKRDERIAPDVVWVANAMPETVDLGHSFAAITIKR from the coding sequence ATGGCTACCATTGAAATCGACGGGAAAACATTTGAAGTTGAAAATGGCAAAATGATCATTGAAGTGGCTGATGAAGCGGGGATTTATATTCCGCGATTCTGCTACCACAAGAAATTATCTGTTGCCGCCAATTGCCGTATGTGCCTGGTTGAGGTAGAAAACGGTCGAAAACCTGTTCCCGCGTGTGCGACACCGATCACGAACGGCATGAAAGTGTTTACCAAATCCGAAGAAGCGATTCGTTCGCAGGAAGCGGTAATGGAGTTCCTGCTAATCAATCATCCTCTCGATTGCCCCATTTGTGATCAGGGTGGAGAGTGTGAGTTACAGGATATTTCCATGGGATTTGGCCATGACAGTTCCGAATACGAGGAAACCAAGCGCTCCGTTGAAGACGATAATCTGGGGCCTTTGATCGCGACAGAGATGACACGCTGCATCCATTGCACACGCTGCGTTCGATTTGGTGAGGAAGTAGCCGGACTGCGTGAGCTTGGTGCGACCGGACGCGGTGAAAAGATGCAAATAGGCACCTACGTACAACACAGCATTCAGTCGGAAGTGTCAGGTAATATCATTGATTTGTGCCCGGTAGGCGCTTTAACGTCCAAGCCCTATCGCTTTACAGCCAGGGCCTGGGAATTAACACAGCATGACAGTTTGGCCCCTCATGATTGCCTGGGTTCCAATGTGTACCTGCATGTTCGTCGTAACCAGGTCATGCGCGCTGTCCCTAAAGAAAATGAAGCGATTAATGAAACCTGGCTTTCTGACCGCGATCGATTCAGCTATTTGGGACTTAAAAGCGAAATGCGTGCAGGCCACCCGATGATAAAGACCCAGGGTCAATGGCAGACAGTGGATTGGGAAACCGCACTGAAATTTGTAGCCGAGGGGATGAGTCGAGTGATTAAACAGCATGGCCCTGAGCAGTTTGCTGCCTTTGCTTCGCCCTCCTCCAGTCTTGAGGAATTCTATTTATTGCAAAAATTAATGCGGGAACTGGGGGTTAATAACCTCGATTACCGTTTAAGACAAGTTGATTTCCGCGATCAGGATGGCTTGCCTGCCGTCTGGGAGAATCAATTAAGCCTGGCGGACATTGATCATCAACAGGCAATCCTGTTGTTGGGTTGCAATATTCATCGCGAGGTTCCACTCGCAGGCCTTCGAGTTCGTAAGGCCTTTCGAAATGGCGCTAAATTGTTTGCGATTAACCCCGTAGACTATGACTATCACTTCGATGTTCGGGCGAAAGCCATTGTCTCACCCCAGGAAATGCCCATGCAGCTGGCAAAACTGGTTGCGGCCATGGCCACCGATGTCCAGAAATTGCCTGAAGCGGTACAACGCTTAATTGTGGGGCTCGAGGTTGATGACGTTTCTCGTGCCATGGCGGCTGAGTTGTGCCAAAGCAAGGCGGCCATCATTATGGGTGCGCTTTGCGAAAATCATCCTGATGCGGCTTTGCTGCGCACGATGGTGCATGTGCTTGAAACCATCAGCGGCCTGCGTGTACTGCGATTAACCTCAGGCGCTAACGCAGCCGGTGCAGAGCTGGCGGGCATGCTTCCTCATCGAACCACGGCAGGCAAAACCGTGTCTCAACCCGGTCTTGATGTGCAATCAGCGCTTGATGCCAAATTAAAAGGCTATTTCCTGCTGGGCGTTGAGCCTGGATTTGATTTTGCCAATCCCTTTAATGCCAGACAATCAATGCTGGCTGCGGAATTCGTGGTCATGGTCTCTGCTTTTCAACATGAATCGATGTTTGATTATGCGGATGTGATTCTGCCCATGGCTCCTTATGCGGAAACCTCTGGAACCTACATTAATGTTGAAAACCGTTGGCAAAGCGTGAAGGGTGCCTGCAGTCCTTTCGAAGAAGCGCGCCCAGCCTGGAAAATATTGAGGGTATTGGGTAATCTGCTGCATTGTCAAAATTTTGCTTATGTCTCCAGCGATGAAATCCTGGCCGAGGTGAAATCCATTGTTGACATGACATCCGGAGTGAAATACCAACCCTACTTTCCCGAGTCGTTGCCGTCCTATCATCAGCAGCTGGTCAGGGTAGGTGAGTGGCCCCTGTATCGTTGTGATGCCATTGTGCGCAGCACCCAGGCTCTGCAACATTGTGCGGCGGCGGAGTCCGCTTGTATCCGTGTTCATCCCGATACGGCAAATAGATTGAAATTAGATGAGGTTGCTACTGTATCTCAAGGAGATATTGAGATAACATTGCCGCTCAAACGAGACGAGCGAATAGCACCCGATGTTGTATGGGTAGCCAATGCAATGCCTGAAACAGTTGACCTCGGGCATTCTTTTGCTGCAATCACTATTAAGCGCTAA
- the nuoH gene encoding NADH-quinone oxidoreductase subunit NuoH: MLHDIGILLWIIIKILIIVVPLLIAVAYLTYAERKVIGYIQVRIGPNRVGFRGLLQPFADLIKLITKEIIIPTKSNKYLFVIAPLFALAPSLVGWAVIPFSEGMVLADINAGVLYLFAMSSLGVYGVLIAGWASNSKYAMFGALRSTAQTVSYEIAMGFALVGVLLAAGSMNLSEIVQSQRGGLWHWWFLPLLPLFVTCWIAGIAETNRAPFDLAEGESEIVAGFHVEYSGIGFALFFLSEYASMILISTMLSILFLGGWLSPFEGIPVLNSIFFVVPGFVWLLLKISFFLFVYLWIRATFPRYRYDQLMRLGWKVLIPVTIVWVIVTALMVITHLKPWF; this comes from the coding sequence ATGCTACATGATATAGGCATTTTGCTGTGGATTATTATAAAAATATTAATCATTGTCGTGCCCCTGCTGATCGCTGTCGCTTATCTGACCTATGCTGAACGCAAAGTTATTGGTTACATTCAGGTACGGATCGGTCCTAACCGTGTGGGTTTTAGAGGGCTGCTACAGCCTTTTGCTGATTTAATTAAGTTAATCACCAAAGAAATCATTATCCCAACGAAATCGAACAAGTACCTGTTCGTTATTGCACCATTGTTTGCATTGGCCCCTTCTTTGGTGGGTTGGGCTGTTATTCCCTTCTCGGAAGGCATGGTCTTAGCCGACATTAATGCCGGCGTGCTTTACCTGTTTGCCATGAGTTCTCTGGGAGTTTATGGTGTTCTTATCGCCGGCTGGGCTTCGAATTCCAAGTACGCCATGTTTGGCGCCTTACGAAGCACCGCACAGACGGTGTCTTACGAAATTGCCATGGGTTTTGCTCTGGTTGGGGTGCTGTTAGCGGCCGGCAGCATGAATCTGAGCGAAATAGTCCAATCTCAACGCGGAGGACTTTGGCACTGGTGGTTTTTGCCGCTGTTGCCTTTGTTTGTAACCTGCTGGATTGCCGGTATTGCGGAAACCAATCGCGCGCCATTTGATTTGGCGGAAGGGGAGTCAGAGATTGTTGCTGGATTCCATGTCGAGTATTCAGGGATTGGATTTGCCCTGTTCTTCCTTTCGGAATACGCCAGCATGATTCTTATTTCCACCATGTTGTCCATTCTGTTTCTGGGCGGCTGGTTATCACCGTTTGAGGGCATTCCAGTTCTTAACAGCATTTTCTTTGTTGTTCCCGGTTTTGTCTGGCTGCTTTTAAAAATCTCTTTTTTCCTATTTGTTTATTTGTGGATTCGCGCCACTTTCCCTCGCTATCGCTATGATCAGTTAATGCGCCTGGGTTGGAAAGTTTTAATCCCGGTGACCATAGTCTGGGTGATTGTTACCGCCTTGATGGTGATAACTCATCTGAAGCCATGGTTTTAA
- the nuoI gene encoding NADH-quinone oxidoreductase subunit NuoI — MKKLYRYIKHYIKSFLLLELFSGLSVTGKYFFKKKFTVQFPEESTPVSPRFRGMLALRRYPNGEERCIACKLCEAVCPALAITIESEVREDGSRRTTRYDIDSFKCIYCGLCEESCPVDSIVVTPIQHYHYTERGQNILTKDKLLAIGSLMEKKLAEDRDADKDYR, encoded by the coding sequence ATGAAAAAATTATATCGATACATCAAACATTACATAAAGAGCTTCCTGTTGCTGGAGCTTTTCTCTGGGTTGTCAGTAACGGGTAAATATTTCTTCAAAAAGAAATTTACCGTGCAGTTTCCCGAGGAAAGTACTCCTGTATCCCCCCGTTTCAGGGGTATGTTAGCCTTGCGCCGTTATCCAAATGGTGAAGAGCGTTGCATTGCCTGTAAATTATGTGAAGCCGTGTGTCCTGCGCTAGCGATCACCATCGAATCGGAAGTGCGCGAAGACGGCTCCCGGCGCACAACACGTTATGATATTGACAGCTTCAAATGCATTTATTGCGGTTTGTGTGAAGAATCCTGCCCGGTCGATTCCATCGTTGTGACCCCTATCCAGCACTATCACTACACGGAGCGCGGGCAGAATATTTTAACCAAAGACAAATTGTTGGCTATCGGCAGCCTGATGGAAAAGAAACTGGCTGAAGATAGAGATGCTGATAAAGATTACCGCTAA
- a CDS encoding NADH-quinone oxidoreductase subunit J: MHELLIQIVFYVFAALAIFSALMVVTQNNPVRCVLFLVLTFFASAVLWILVSAEFLALILILVYVGAVMTLFLFVVMMLNIDIESMKSHFVRYLPFGLIIVAFLTGLLLIALPDNMFKAAVEQTPVTTTVVDNFNEYDEVVAQPAKTISNTEAIGRVLYTDYVFAFELAAVLLLVAIIAAITLAHRNIARSKRQSIVSQIMTERNDRIELIAMKSEKQS; this comes from the coding sequence ATGCATGAGTTGCTAATACAAATTGTATTTTATGTTTTTGCTGCACTGGCAATTTTTTCAGCATTAATGGTGGTTACTCAAAATAACCCGGTACGCTGCGTGTTGTTTCTGGTGCTGACATTTTTTGCCAGTGCGGTACTCTGGATTTTGGTGTCCGCGGAATTTCTTGCGCTGATCCTTATTTTAGTCTATGTGGGAGCAGTAATGACCCTGTTCCTGTTCGTGGTTATGATGTTGAATATCGACATTGAATCCATGAAATCCCATTTTGTCCGTTACCTTCCCTTTGGGCTGATTATAGTAGCATTCCTGACTGGATTACTGCTCATTGCCTTGCCGGACAACATGTTTAAAGCAGCGGTTGAACAAACCCCAGTGACAACAACGGTTGTTGATAACTTTAACGAGTACGATGAAGTGGTTGCCCAGCCTGCAAAGACGATTTCAAACACAGAAGCTATCGGCAGGGTTCTTTATACCGATTACGTATTCGCATTTGAGTTGGCGGCTGTGTTGTTATTGGTCGCTATTATTGCAGCGATCACTTTGGCGCATCGAAACATTGCCCGATCCAAGCGACAAAGCATCGTCAGCCAGATTATGACTGAGCGCAACGATCGAATCGAGCTGATTGCGATGAAGTCAGAAAAACAATCATAG
- the nuoK gene encoding NADH-quinone oxidoreductase subunit NuoK produces the protein MIPVNNYLILAAILFGLSIVGIMLNRKNIILLLVCIELMLLAVNTNFVAFSHYYGSVTGHVFVFFILTVAAAEAAIGLAIVMLLYRNRGNIDVDKMNHLKG, from the coding sequence ATGATACCAGTAAATAATTATCTCATCCTAGCAGCCATTCTTTTCGGTTTAAGTATTGTCGGCATTATGCTTAACCGAAAGAACATTATCCTGTTGCTGGTGTGCATCGAGCTGATGTTATTAGCCGTAAACACGAATTTTGTTGCTTTTTCTCACTATTATGGAAGCGTGACTGGGCATGTATTCGTCTTTTTTATATTGACGGTTGCTGCCGCTGAAGCAGCCATTGGCCTGGCTATAGTGATGTTGCTCTATCGCAATCGGGGCAATATTGATGTTGATAAAATGAATCATTTAAAAGGTTAA
- the nuoL gene encoding NADH-quinone oxidoreductase subunit L — protein sequence MSIQQLCLIIVLAPLFGSLVAGFFRNQIGRVGAHSVTIAGVALSFLLSLYVAIAILSGAHESVNVNLYTWASGGIFFPYEFHIGFLIDPLSVVMLVIVTFVSLLVHIYSIGYMAEDDGYQRFFSYISLFTFMMLMLVSANNFLQLFFGWEGVGLVSYLLIGFWYSKESAIEGSLKAFLVNRVGDFGFVLGIGLVLAYTGSLDYDMVFKSASSLNTQTIELYSGHPWSLVTVICILLYIGAMGKSAQVPLHVWLPESMEGPTPISALIHAATMVTAGVFMIGRISPLIEYSTTALSLVLVIGATGALFTGLLALVMNDIKRVVAYSTLSQLGYMMVGMGASAYSAGMFHLLTHACFKALLFLGAGSVIIGMHHEQDMRKMGGLWRKMPITYVTYIIGSLALCAIPPFAGFYSKDTIIEAAKVSTIPGSTYAYFCVALGAMVTAIYTFRSFFMTFHGTPRMDKHTFDHVHESPAVVWLPLVVLAIPSVIIGYILFMPMLYDVPTLLGKSLFVLPEHNVLHELSREVHSPLQTALHAPLSLTFWLTLAGIAIAWAGYIAFPAIPAKLASSFSWIYRLLLNKYGFDTFNDKVIVAGSKALGRFFYNTGDQRLIDGLVVNGAGRTVRWFAQKGRGIQSGYLYHYATVMVLGLIVFLCWLLLG from the coding sequence GTGAGCATTCAACAACTATGTCTTATCATTGTCCTCGCACCGCTGTTCGGCTCGCTTGTCGCAGGCTTTTTCCGTAATCAGATTGGACGGGTTGGTGCGCATTCGGTCACTATAGCCGGGGTGGCGCTGTCATTTCTGCTGTCGCTTTACGTTGCTATTGCCATTTTGAGCGGCGCTCACGAGTCCGTGAATGTCAACCTCTATACCTGGGCAAGCGGCGGGATATTTTTTCCCTATGAATTTCACATCGGTTTTTTAATTGATCCCCTTTCGGTAGTGATGCTGGTTATTGTGACTTTTGTCTCCTTACTGGTTCATATTTACAGTATTGGGTACATGGCTGAGGATGATGGCTATCAGCGCTTCTTCAGCTACATTTCCCTTTTTACCTTTATGATGCTCATGTTGGTTTCTGCCAATAATTTCCTGCAACTGTTCTTCGGTTGGGAAGGTGTGGGTCTTGTTTCCTATCTCCTGATCGGGTTTTGGTACAGTAAAGAGTCTGCCATTGAAGGGAGTCTTAAGGCTTTTTTAGTCAACCGTGTTGGGGATTTTGGTTTTGTCCTGGGCATAGGTCTGGTTCTGGCTTACACCGGAAGTCTGGATTATGACATGGTTTTCAAAAGCGCTTCCAGTTTGAACACCCAAACAATTGAACTGTATTCTGGTCATCCCTGGTCGCTGGTCACTGTGATTTGCATCCTGCTTTACATCGGCGCCATGGGTAAATCTGCTCAGGTTCCCCTGCATGTCTGGTTACCGGAATCAATGGAAGGTCCGACACCTATTTCAGCATTAATTCATGCCGCCACCATGGTGACTGCGGGTGTGTTCATGATTGGCCGGATTTCACCCCTGATTGAATATTCCACAACGGCCTTGTCCCTGGTTCTTGTTATTGGCGCGACCGGTGCATTGTTCACTGGACTCCTGGCGCTGGTGATGAATGACATCAAACGCGTGGTCGCTTATTCCACCTTGTCGCAATTAGGTTACATGATGGTTGGCATGGGCGCCTCTGCCTACAGTGCCGGCATGTTCCATTTGTTGACACATGCCTGCTTTAAAGCACTGCTATTCCTTGGTGCCGGTTCTGTGATTATTGGCATGCACCATGAACAGGATATGCGAAAAATGGGTGGCCTCTGGCGTAAGATGCCCATTACCTACGTGACCTACATCATCGGCAGTCTGGCATTGTGCGCTATCCCGCCTTTTGCAGGATTTTATTCGAAAGATACCATCATTGAGGCAGCTAAAGTATCCACCATCCCGGGAAGCACTTATGCCTATTTCTGCGTTGCCCTTGGCGCGATGGTTACCGCTATTTACACGTTTCGCTCCTTCTTCATGACGTTCCATGGTACGCCACGCATGGATAAACATACCTTTGATCATGTGCATGAATCACCAGCCGTAGTCTGGTTGCCATTGGTAGTTCTGGCCATACCCTCGGTGATTATTGGTTATATTCTGTTCATGCCCATGCTTTATGATGTTCCGACTCTGCTGGGTAAATCCCTGTTCGTGCTGCCTGAACACAACGTGCTTCACGAGTTGTCGCGGGAAGTGCATTCCCCTTTACAAACAGCATTGCATGCCCCGCTGTCACTGACATTCTGGTTAACCCTGGCGGGTATCGCCATTGCCTGGGCAGGATACATCGCCTTCCCTGCTATCCCGGCAAAACTGGCAAGTTCCTTCTCCTGGATTTACCGCTTGTTGCTTAACAAGTATGGTTTTGACACCTTTAATGACAAAGTGATCGTGGCCGGTTCCAAAGCACTCGGTCGATTCTTTTACAATACCGGCGATCAACGACTCATTGATGGACTCGTTGTGAACGGTGCAGGGCGTACTGTGCGCTGGTTCGCTCAGAAGGGACGTGGTATTCAGAGCGGCTATTTATATCACTATGCAACAGTCATGGTGTTGGGTTTAATTGTTTTCTTATGCTGGTTGCTATTAGGCTGA